The Camelus dromedarius isolate mCamDro1 chromosome 23, mCamDro1.pat, whole genome shotgun sequence nucleotide sequence cCATGCATTGAATGGTCAACATAGGGTGGCAGAACCAGATGGCCTGGGATCCTGGTCTTAAAAACTATATCCGGTTTCATTCCTAACAAGCCTCACTGTGCTTTCAGGAGCCTGAGGAAGGGAAAGCAGGAGGAGGTTCTCCTAGCCGGAGGGTCCGCATCCAAGCCTATTCTGTAAGGGAGTCGATCAAGTTAGCCTCTGTCACTTCACTTTTCCCCATCTAAATGAGTTAATAGTCTTCATGAGGAGAGATGTTAATTTGACAGGCTGGCCTTCGTGCTCCTCTTTGGCCTAGCCCAAACTCTTTTGCAAAGTACTGGGATGGCCATTGCTAGCAGAATAGAATGTAAACTCTGGGCATCTCCTAAGATTCTTCATAATCCGTCCTAGTTTGCCTCTTAAGCCTTACCTCTCCTCCATTCCAGCCTTCCTGAAGTCACAGGACCCTTTTGTAGAAGTCAAATTTAACACCTGGATGTGATTCAGCATTGTTGGGATCTTTAGATCACTTTGCCTATCTCAAGAGTAAAATGAGATTCCCGAGTCTGGCACCGTTTCTCTAAGGGTGGGTTATAAGCTCTCCTCTTACTCCTTTGGTTTCTAGTCCTCTACAGAAACACAGGTTTCCCTAGCACTGGCTTGCTGCGTACTTAACAGAACACCATCAACATGACTACCTTTATTGGGGTATTactcacataccataaaactcacCCTTTCAGCGTGTTTGTTATTCAgtggtttttattatattcaaaTTACTGTATCACCACTAATTCCATTTCCAACACGCTGAAAAGGAAATGtgacccattagcagtcactctccatagCAACCACTCATCTTTGttgtctccatggatttgcctactctgaacatttcatataaagagAGTCATACAGAGTGTGGCCTGTTGTGTCCATGCCCGGCTTTGCCATGTACCCTTCATGAATCCTTGTATCAGTCTTGAGGTAGAGATTTCCCAGCTTGTGTCCCTGGCTTCAGCTGTCCTTTAACTAGCGACGAAATTGACAATCTCCAAAACTGTTAAGGGACCTGCCCTCACCATGTTGGTCCCTGTGCAACAGGAATAAAAAGCGTGGGAGGGGTGAGCCAGCGTGGATGAAGCAAATTCTCTGGCACAACCAAATTCTCTGGTACTTAGTGTATAACAAAACCAACGTTCTGCAAACAttacttaaaagtatttttttttatttaactttaatttgaggtaaaatactttttttctttcaacttccaTAACAAAATACAGAGCTATCAGTTACCcctggaaaaaatatgtatattatacatatatttctataacattacatcatatatataatatatatgcaaaaatttcAAGACTTTATAGAAAGCGGGACATCTAAAAGGCACTGCACAATGGAGTTAAGATTACTTACattttatgtacatatacacactttATTCTGCTTAAGCGGGTAACTAGAGAAAGTCACCTTTCACATGTGAATTCTCACAAATCCCTGCATCACAATTTTATAACTCAAAGATgcctaaatatttcaaaacaaattaacTGAtaactttttccccccaaaagaaacaaaaaaatgggaCAGTTCTTGAAAGATTGgatcagttctttttcttttaaacaaaattaaaaagtatgtTCCATTACTGTTTACAAAGCAACGAACACATAattatggaataaataaaaaacaagggaCAAACAGCCGACTGACTACCCGCTTGGTGAGAAGtgatatacttaattttttttttcttttaatgcttctGAAAGTTTCTTGGCCCATGGAGGACTAGGGTGCAGTAATTCCCTGTGTTATTAGTGAGCTGGGTTTAATGCAGTGCAGCTTGAAAACGGATTTGAAGGGACTTAGTGAATTGTTTATATTTCACTCCtagtctttcttaaaaataaaccaccaaacaaaaaaaaaactcagcaagACTGGATGCCCTTTAAGAGAGCTCtactattttctcctttattgtcaaaaaagcaaacaagttCACGAACAAGCTCttgattaataaaattttaagatctgTATTTGCAAAGTTCTAAACATTTGGCACAGCAAAAGCTGGAAAACATGGAGAGGGAAACTAGGTCTGGTGTTGTCCACCATTGTCCAACTGCTGTTGGACAGTGATGAGATGCTCACAGAAGAGAAAGGCCTGGCTTTGTGCCAGGCTGGTGACAGGTGCtgcccagagtgggctgggggGAGAACTACCTCCCGCACATTTACCCCAGGAAATACCAATGACCTTCACATTCCCTGGTCCATTTCCTGGGCAGCCCCAAGATTGGCTCTGTATGGgcctctccccccaaccccagccccagtgTGCAGTGCAAATCAGTCAACAATTTACTGATGGAATGGCAATCAAAGGAAACAGTTAAACACCAAATGATTTCTTAAAGCCAAAAACATTTTTCATGGAGTTGAACATTTTCTGAGTGTGTCTTTTCAAGTGTAAAAGCAGTGACTTTGTTCACACAGAAGCAGCATCTAGGAATTAATTCTGGCACTTGGGTTCTAGGGGTTACAGGTATGCATCACAGATTTTTCTCCCTCTTATTTTAAAAGGCCTCATGTTTCTATTCCTGAGTTCATACTGACCCCTGCCGGCCCTCTCCTCCAGTGGACAGAAAGGGTGGGCAGCCAGCCTCCCTGGTTAGATTGGGCAATGCCAAGCAGAGATACCTCTTCCACATGCCCGGGTTTGCTTTCTGATTCGAGGTAAGTCGAGGTACAGAGAAAGAAACCGACAAAAACACAGCCAACCAAAGGCAGTCTGACCAAAGCCTGAGTTGTTAGGGACCACTCTCCCAATCCCTTTCCCAGGAAAAGACAAGTCACTCATGGAATTTAAATCAAACAAGGGGGAGGACAGTTGCCAAAAAATAGCAGGATGGACTCAAGTCATCTTAAGCCATCCAATAACTCACTCACCTACTCTAACCTTTCCTGAGCCCCTCTCTCATGCATGCACTCCAGTTTATAAAggactcccacccccaccattaAAAGACAACTCTCAAATGCTTATAGCATATGGAGTTCACTTAGGCTAAGATGGAGTCAGGGATTTCTCCAGTTCTTAGACAGCATCCTTGTGCCCACTCCTTGCCATTATCAGACATGGAGTTAcctctccctgctgccctgcAGGTCTGAGCCACAGCTCGGTACTTCTGTACACTGTGTACTtccgtgtacacacacacagttggctgtggcttctttctctctgttcccaGTCCAGGCCCCTTTAGAGTCATATAAGATCCATATTTCCCCATTCCTTTGAAGTTGATGGAAGAGAATTTCCCATGAAGAAACAATTCCTGGAGTCTCATGTAGGACGGTCAATTGGTCACAAGAACCAGAACAATCTAGGGGAAGGGACACGGCAAGAATGGCACCACCACAGCAGGACAGACACGCACTTTCACTCCTGCCAGGCCTCTTGGCATCTGTCTGGCTGTCTCCTGTCCATCTCTTCCTTCAGTCTCAATAAACATCCACTTGTACCCCCAGCTACCTTCTGCATTTCCAGGTATCATTTGCCCTTAACTCCCAACaatcctgcctttttttttttttttactacccaCCCCAGTAACATCAAGAGGGGATGATTCAATACTAGCTTAAAATTTAACCATTTTCCGACATTCCTGGATTATCTGAAAAGTTGTCCGTGCCCTTTTACAGGTGTGGTTGACAGACCCGTATCACGCTGAAGTATGTTCATTGTTAAGGCTTGACTTAAGAAAACGGTAAGAGAACCAGACTCAACGGAAAGACATCTTCAACTCTGTCACGTCTCTCAGTGAACTCGCTCACAGTCACACTTTGGTTTGGCTCCCCAAACCCACgatggaaaaggaaaagtgaagATCATTTCTGTGTTTTGTCTTTAAAGGCATTGGGCTacttcctcctgccctcttctttcttccctgaaCAAGAGTTTACAACTCCTCATGGCTTCTTAATAGGTGAAAAGTCCGAGAAATTCACAGCAGGGCTTCCTGTCCCAACCACGCCGCTGCAGCCGGCGCCTGcgctctcccagccccactctaGCTGGCAGTACATTTCATGTTtcctgaaaacattttataaaaaggaaaaacaaaacaaaacaaaacaaaaaccaaacaacgacaaaggaaaaaaaagagcaacatCTGAACATCCCCCTGCCCCAGTAAGACTGAGATTTATCTTATTCCTCCCCTGAAATAATTATAAAGGAACATTTCAGGCAAAATACTTAATAGTCTCTCACTGCTCAACCTACCCAccacgccccctccccttttaTGTGTATCTTGCAGagcaaaataaattcattaatgGCTTTCCATACATAAATACAATAGGAAAGAAAGACGTCTGGAACCTGAACTATCACGGGACCAAACAGCATCTTGGCCCTCTGGGAGTTTGTCAGAAAGTGTGAGCCTCAACAGGGAACAGAGGCGCTTTCTCCTGTCAGTTCAATACCCTTTCCGTGTCCTActcaccaggaaaaaaaagtgttcacATCCCACCTAATTTACAACAGAAGACATCCCATCCTATccccaaaacataaaaatacaagtCTATGCCCCTAGAATGATCAAACCAGTCtaattccctccccaccccccaccctgaaATCTTGCTACATAAATACACGTGTGTGTTTGATTATAGTATAAACAGCTCCCGATTCACTTCCAGTTCTAAGCGTCGGCAGCGGCCGCTGCCAAGCCCCGGGGTCCTGACCCACTCCAGAGGAACTTGCCATTCTTACTCAGCTCCCGGGCTTCTGGGTCATCATTCCAGCGCCGCTTCAACCGGAGCTTGGGGGGCATCAGGGcatcttcttttttctcaggTGCACTGGGCTCCTTgccaggcctgtcctcactgtcTTCAGTCACGTCTAGGGGTTCTTCACCTGGGGTGCTAACAGGTACAGAGGGCCAGACAGGTGGCACTGCCGGGCGGGCAAAGACGGtgcctttttcctcttctgtggtcCTGCCTGGCACAGCACCCTCCTCCTGAGAGCGCCCCTCCTCCTCGCGTGCTGCCTGCCTGAGACGCTCAGGATCCTTTTCAGAGGCTGGCTCCACCTTAATCCTCGGGGGCACAGGAGCCAAAGTGGGAGCAGTGACCGGTGCTGCTTCCTCGCTGCTCTCTACCCTCTCCCGGTTCTTCCGCCCAACGGGCGGGGGCTGCAGCTTGATGGAAAACTGGGTGGACTCCTCAGGATGCATTTGGCACTGCAGTGGCGGACCCATGAGCCCTGGGTAGCGAGGAAATGTCCGCGGACTCAGATGGTAGTTGAACACAGAACAGGCTTGAGAATGAAGGTAGTGTTTCATTTCCTCAGGGTTGAAGGAGAAGCAGCTGCTGCTGGTGAAGGGGCTCAGGCCTGGCGATGGGCTGTAGGAGAAGATGGTGGGAGTCAGGGAGAGGGCTGGTGAAATGGGGACATTAAGGACGCCTCCACGGCCAGGGAGTGGAGAGACGGTGAAGGGACTATGGGGGTCAGGGTACATCCCTGGCCTAGTGAACAGAGGAAGCATGATGTCAGGCTTGCGTTTCTGATGGCCAATCCCTCCACCGACGGCATTCCGGGAGGACATGAGATCCACGCCCCGGCGCCAGTCAGCGGCTGAGCCATCCTCCAGCTCGGAAAGCTCCACCTTTCTATCAGTGCCATTGCTTGACTCCTGGCCAGAGGCAGCCAGCGAGCTGGCAGAGAACCGCCCTGGCTGCACATCACTCGTTGGAGAATGGGTGTCCAGAGGTGGGAAATGGAACCGGGAAGAAGCTGTTGGCACTGGTGGCGCACTCTGGGGAACCACACCTGTGACGGTGGAAGAGACAAAAGGCCACTTTAGAGGTCTGGTCATTCATTACCAGCAGTCTTACTTATGCTACGTAAGTACAAGATGTGGACGAGCAACAGGAAACAAACATTCCAGCTGGGCTGGATCCCTCAGCTGCCCGTCTCCTCAACTTCCTCTGCTCAATTTAGTTGCCACCTTTCTCCAGCCTCTTACTCCCTTTGTCTTCACAGTACTCATTACTGtgtaaaatatcattttcttgtTTATCTGTACTCTAAAACATAAATCCTGCTAAGGCGGGGACTTCCTATCATTTGTAAGTAGATTTCGAGCAGTTCAGGGCTTAATAATTAGCAGGGGCTCAATAACtattagttgaatgaataaatggtagAAGAGCCTTCTCCTCTGCAACTCTAACTACTGTGTATACATCACCTGCTTTAATTCTCAGCTTCGcagtcttttcttattttcacaaCTTTGGTCTGATCTATAAAGTatgcaaagaaacaaaccaaccaacaaacaaaactggAAATGATGTGTATGTAAACAGTGCATTAAGACCCCAAATCCTGTGCCTACATGTGGACATGAATAAGAtcatactttaataaaaacaaggTTACAAAATACTAAGTTTGCTCCTTAAAAAAGTATGAATAACACTGCTTTGAATGAAGACCATCTTCGTAGAGCCACTATGAAATCTTTAGTGCTGGAGATTTTGGGTTTAAATCTTAGTTCTAGCACCTTCTACCCTGCAGCTTGGTGCAAGCAACCAATTGGTTTTTGAACTCCTTTGGCAAATGGAAATAAGGCCCTTGTCTAGGTCAAACTTTGGCCCTGCCACTTAACAGCTGTGTTACTCTGGATAATTCACttacctttctgtgcctcagtttccttacctgaaaCATGGATAACAGCAGGACTAATCCTTATGTTATGAAAACTACAACAGTTAATATTTGTCAAGTCCTTAGACTAGTACCAGTATAGAGCAAATTGTATGTATTTGCACAAGTAATTTTTAATTAGATAATACTCATGgcttaaaaatcaaaactttaaaagGCAGATACCATTTAAATATGAACCATATGTTAGATAACAGCATTAGAGCAATGTTAAACTTCCTGGGTAATATTATTGCAATTAAAGACGGATAATGTCCGTGTACCTGGGAGGTACATACTGAAGTACACAGGGGTGAAGTGTCATGATATCTGCAACTTAATCTCAAAAGATTTAAGAGTATATATAAATAGAGATAAAGCAAATGTTACTGATTAGTCAATCTAGACAAAGGATATATGATTCActgttattttttccccaatttttctgcagttttctaaaataaagacaaatattaaaaaaaagagtgacgGGGAGGCAAGAAGTGAGAGGTCTCAAGTCCGTCCCTGAACTGGTTTGCCCTGCCCCCACACCCTGACAGGTAAGCATCTTCATCACTAGTGTCTTCCGTATCTTTCCAATGTTACTTAATGTAAGTACagtattaaaaaatatgttaaaaaatgtaTCTCATAGGATGCcctttaatgataaaaatgagaCACTGGATGTAGAAGTACTttcaaaacaatccaaatgttaaGTACTCTACCCTAAACTGTTAACAGTGAACAGGACTGTggggaaaagagaacagagaacatGCACTTTAGTTTTTACTTTGTAAACTTCTGGATTATTTGGATACATTACAATCAGCACAtattgcttctatttttaaaaacacacagttTAAAATAGCCCAACTGTATCAACCCACTATCTAGACATGATCTCTCTGGCCTCCAGGATCTAAATCCACACAGCTCTTCTTCTTAGGACACTTATCACGTTGCACATTGTATTCTGAATTGTATTAAATCTTGTGTATCTTATCTCTCCTGCTAAATTTTAAGTTCCTTGGAGGAAAGACCCCCtccataatcttttttttttccctgtctttagGGCTTAACACATTatctgttgaacaaatgaatgaatcccAATCCAGGGGAAAAATGTATGATCTatcaaaaaaaaagagcaagatttCAACAGCTCAATCTCTCAGGAATTGTTTCCTAAGAAAGTGTTCAACAAATAACCATTCAAAGCTCAGTGATCAATTTTTGACTTTGCAGCCATccttaattttatcatttgtaaaacaTGGATATTGAGACGTATACTTTACTGGGCTGGGAGAGCTGCAAGAGATAATTCACAAAAACTCTAGACAAAAGTACCTCCATTaagcagatgttcaataaatgttatagTCCTTTGTCATCACAGAAGTTAACCTGAAACGACATCTGGTCTATCTGGGTAAAAGTTCTCTATGAACAAATGACTCTAGTTCTTTGGGGTTATCTGTGTCCAGGACGTAAAAACCAAGCAGTGTgcctaaaagaaatgttttgctTTCTCCATGATTTTTTGATTAGGATCCATGCTGAGCAACAACGTTGATCCTGTTAAGGATCAAGGTTGGTTCAACTGCCTTTAGGCAGAAAGATGGTGCTAGACTACCACTGTGGGTTTTCCAGGCCAGAGTCTTCAGACAGTAAGGGTCCAGATTTCCTTGCCCTGGAAAAGCACACTACTCCCAAGGGCTGAGGATGCCCCATTCCAGGTTGTCCAAGTGGCTGGACTTGTGGGTTTTTGACCGAAAAATATGGATCCAAGACAGAAGAACAAGACCAACATACTGAGGTATACCCAGCTGGAGTCCAAATTCCTCTAGGTACGTACATAGGGAGGGGACAAGAGTGAAAAATAGAGGAAACAAGATTCCAGAGGCTAGAACAGGTTTGATTTCCTAATGCCTCTCCCTCAggcacaaggaaagaaaacaggttGTAATTAGAGAGATGCATTCcaataccacttttttttttaaatgcatgccCCAGGGACAGGAGGGAGTGGTTACAGGAGAGATGGAACTGTAATGATAGCAGCATCAAGCTAAAACTGCCCTAACTTGTTGTGTGTAGTAATTACATATCTGCAGTGGATCTCAGCACTATATTCTCTCAGCCACACCCCTGCTCtaattcttcagtttcttctaacttttctctgagaacttgTAATACTGTAGGATCACAATCAGATTTCTTTGCCTTAACATACAATGCCACAAAGACAGAGCAGTCATGGACTGGGCAGAAACTAGTTAAATACAATCTGTTTTCTTGGGCAGGAGTCTGATTTGCATCTTAACACAAACAAATGCTCTTATCAGAGACAGCCTTCTGCAATCCCAGAGAGACAGACCTAAAACCTCTGCGAGGAGCTGTGATGGAAAGCTGTCCTGTGGAGAGCCTAGAGGGGAAGCCTTGCTGcactggagaggagagaaggtcAAGTGATCCCAGGGTCCTGTTCTCTGAGTAGCTGTTGGTGCAGATCAAAGGCACTGCTTTCCACTGCAAACATATGAACCGCCCCTTTTCTGTGATCAAGGATGCTGTGGTTTTGATGATATTCACTTGATAAGGGTGAGCTTGGCTGTTTCATAGAAAATCGGAAGTGTTTGTAGAAACTGGTTCTTGTCTATGAAAGAGCCACTGGGAAGGGTGTTAAAACTCTTTGAGTCCTGAACTTAAGGATCAACATAAACCTATGGAACACCATTCCCAAAGACAACAGTATAATAATATCCAGGAGATGACAAATAAcatgcagaaaagggaaccaaataaacaaaccaaatctATCTTGATGCTGCAGAGTCTATCACTTCCTGTACGAGATGAATGAGGAAACCTGAGCAAGAATGCAGAGGGAATCCAGGGGGGTCACATACTTTGGTGATTCTCAATACCCCTTAAACACGACAGGTCTTAGacttgggtttttaaaattctttttcaacCCCAAATTCATTCCCCACCATGAGTGTTTGCATCTTACCACTGGACCGAATGTTGATGAAGGGGTAGTTGGGCATCACCAGCTTGCTGAAGTTAAATTTGTAAGTGaaccttttcccttttgttttgtgAAGGATCCTCTTGTTGTAATAATATCTGTAAAAACAGGAATGCAGGTCAATTTATCTTCTAGCTACTGACAATTTTTGTAAACACCATGATCAGTAATTTTTGCCCTCAGTATTACATGCAACCCTCACTGTCATTCTTTTGCAGCCTTGCTCTCAGGTTAGAGCTGGGAGCCCTTAGAGCTTACTTCCCATTCAATTTTCAACTAAATTCTAGTCCTTCTATAGACCTTTACAAAGACAATCTTGCTTTAAGATCCTGAACACCTATCCTAGCCCCAGccacctttcttctccctctctctgtggtTTCAATTCTTTAGTCCATTTCCTTCCTGTTCCGCTGTATGTCACTGCTGAGTTTCTGTTTCTGCCTTGCCCTAGAAGGGGCAGACAAACCTCTTGGGAGACCTGATGTGGTTAGTCTGGAGGCCTACGCTCAAGGCATAGACAAAGGAATGAAGAACTGTTCCATGGAGGCAGGTCAAACAATGGTATACCTTGATCTGGAAAACAGCTTGTCAGCTTGGCCTACATCACTTTCAAAAGGATGTGAGAGGCTCCAGCAACACTGCTGTACAGATTTTACATTCAGGGTCATTAAGGATGAAGAAAGGCAGGGGAACTTCAATGTACCTAGAACCCTGAGCCTTGACTCTACTCAGTGGCACAGGTTATACACTGCCTCCAGGCCCGGAAGGACTGAAGGCTTATGAAATATAACGATGGaccaggagaaaagagaacccgaGAAGAGTTACAGTGGTCAATCTGCAGACGCGCCAGACCCACCCGCGGACGGCCAGCTGGCGGAGCTCGCTGGCGCGCTCCCTCAGCAGCTGGGGCAGTGCCGGCCAGCGCGAGCTCCTGCTGTGGGCCCGCCTCACTCTTTCTCTAGCTTCTTCCAGGAGAGGCTAAAGAAGAGAAACTCCAATAGACTTCCAACAAGGAAGCCTAAACTAATCTTCTGGATTATAAATGAGCTCCAATCCATGTTTCACCATACATTCTCACCCACTAGGGAGCAGGATCAGCTGTCTGTCAGGACCCAGTGCTGGCCACGCTGGAGTTCCCTCCTACACAGAACCAAAGATACGCCTTTTCTCCTCCTGTGTCCATGCTACTCGGATTCAACAGCTCTTTTACTCCCACTTTAAAGCTACACATTATTCACTAGTACAGTCTCTTACCATCCAATACCTTTTTATCTGACATTCACCAAACTACTTAGTCTCCTTCCAATCTGTTAACACAAAGGATTTGAGGATTCTTTCCCTCACCTGAGGGCCCGGCTCAGCTTGTCGTAATTCATCTGTGGTTTGCACTTCCTGCGGCCCCAGAGGCGGGCCACCTCATCTGGATCCTTGATGACAAATTCCCCGTACTCTCCCTGCTGCCAGGCGATGACATGGCGGAACTCCTCCTTCTGCAGCAGCTCCAGGATGAAGTGCCACAGCTGGATCTGCCGGGAGCCCGGGGACGACTCTGTTTTATAGGCCCAGTCAGGAAACTGATACCCTTTAATATGAAAAGGGTAAGATCAAGGTAGTCAGGAGCTAGGTACATAAATACCAGTATCCCCAACTTCACATTCCAGTGCTCAAAATCTCTAGAGCACTGTGCAAACATGCCACAAACACCCTTTTGGTCAGCAGGGGCTAACCACAACaagggagaggaaagcagagagaagttaCCTTTCCTTGTAGCAATCATTAAATCTGATAAGAGCTGGGTAGCAGCACCCAGGTGTCCTAATTGCTCACCCTTTCAGACTGTACTAAATCTCACACCCACTTTCTATGAGGACATGACATTTCCTAAGGGAACAAACAGGCAAGataatgttttaagaaaatacaaCCTtactgtaacagggaagaacaaatctaactccatattggatctgtttcttttacttaaacctttgtattctattgcttttgatacaagttaatcactaaggGATATTGCCTATAAGCTTAAACTAGATATAATGACCCATTGCTGGGAATCCCATCTCTCAGGTAATgagtgttaagctaaaatacctttgtttagctcataggaaacatcctgaccaggcctaCCTAGGAatgactgcaggaaggaagaaatgaacacatcCCTTTAGGAGGCTGAGaggaaccaggaaatgtttgactaTACTCCcttcccttttagtataaaagaagcctgaattctaactcagggaagatggttctttgggacaccagTCCgtcatcttcttggtctgctggctttccgaataaagccactattccttgccccaacaaatCGTCCCTCATTTTACTGGTCTGTTGttggactcagtaacattacCCCCAAGGTTGGAATTGTGTCTCTAACAGGAAAGAGACACTAAAGTTGGGATAAGGATGTGGTGACCAGACAGGTTAATATACATCgacagaaaacaaacctacaACTGTCCTAGCAGTATCCACCCAGTCAAGAGGCTGTCAGTCACAGTGTGCCATTTGTGAACAGAGCCCAAGTGGAAAGAAAGGAACCAATGAGGAACATTCCAGGTACATCAGAGATGATTAACTTCTGCTCACCTCCACCTCCTTCTGGCTTTTCCACGATGCTACAGCCTGCTTTCATTTTCACCCTCCTGCTGAGAGATACAAGCCACATCAATTACTTTAAGGTGCTATTTATTCATTATCCTCCCAAGGTTTTCTGGCACAGCCTTTTCCCAaacttccttttctctgtctttccctccttATGTAACCCTCTTTTCTTTCAAACGTGTCACCTCCAACCTGCTCATCCCCAAGTCATCAAATGATGGTCCTCAGGTCATCAGCTTCAAAGGCCATAATTATCTCTCACCTGACTTTAAACCACAAATTGTAAACACTGTCTTTAATACTTGCTTTCTTCCTCCTGACCAGCCCTTCAAGTGTAAAAGAGAAGGGTAAGGTAAAATGGGTCCAAAAAGGCAGCCAAAACACGTCAAACAGTTTGTCTTGTATTACTAGACAGGCCCAGATGCCAAGATACACAAGCCTGAGTTCATCCAGATGTACCAgtttaaagaagagagagagaaaaaaaaaacccaaacccatcTGATTGCC carries:
- the ETV3 gene encoding ETS translocation variant 3; amino-acid sequence: MKAGCSIVEKPEGGGGYQFPDWAYKTESSPGSRQIQLWHFILELLQKEEFRHVIAWQQGEYGEFVIKDPDEVARLWGRRKCKPQMNYDKLSRALRYYYNKRILHKTKGKRFTYKFNFSKLVMPNYPFINIRSSGVVPQSAPPVPTASSRFHFPPLDTHSPTSDVQPGRFSASSLAASGQESSNGTDRKVELSELEDGSAADWRRGVDLMSSRNAVGGGIGHQKRKPDIMLPLFTRPGMYPDPHSPFTVSPLPGRGGVLNVPISPALSLTPTIFSYSPSPGLSPFTSSSCFSFNPEEMKHYLHSQACSVFNYHLSPRTFPRYPGLMGPPLQCQMHPEESTQFSIKLQPPPVGRKNRERVESSEEAAPVTAPTLAPVPPRIKVEPASEKDPERLRQAAREEEGRSQEEGAVPGRTTEEEKGTVFARPAVPPVWPSVPVSTPGEEPLDVTEDSEDRPGKEPSAPEKKEDALMPPKLRLKRRWNDDPEARELSKNGKFLWSGSGPRGLAAAAADA